In the Variovorax sp. S12S4 genome, one interval contains:
- a CDS encoding phosphomannomutase/phosphoglucomutase: MQLSASIFKAYDIRGVVPVTLDAEVAEALGRAFGSAARAAGEKTVAVGRDGRLSGPALAEALIKGLVATGIEVINVGAVTTPMLYFAAHTLSSSGIQVTGSHNPKDYNGFKMVLAGRAIYGDEIQGLRKVMEEGTAKLAPGGSVRNVDVTEAYVKRIVGDIKLARPLKIVVDSGNGIAGASAPAIFRAIGCEVTELFSEVDGDFPNHHPDPSRPENLKDLMAALATGDAELGLAFDGDGDRLGIVTKDGQNIFPDRQMQLFAQDVLSRVPGGTIVYDVKCSQRLAPAIEAAGGKPMIFKTGHSLIKAKMKEIDSPLGGEMSGHIFFKERWFGFDDGTYAGCRLLEILSKTPNASDTLNALPTSFSTPELNVKCAEGEPHAVVEKLVAGASFAAPAVVSTIDGLRVDWPDGFGLIRASNTTPVLVLRFEGQTDAALKRIEAEMLALLRTVKADATLAEASH, from the coding sequence ATGCAACTCAGTGCGTCGATTTTCAAGGCCTACGACATTCGCGGCGTGGTGCCCGTCACGCTCGATGCCGAGGTCGCCGAAGCGCTCGGCCGGGCTTTCGGCAGCGCCGCCCGTGCCGCCGGTGAAAAAACCGTGGCCGTGGGCCGCGACGGCCGCCTGTCGGGCCCTGCGCTCGCCGAAGCACTGATCAAGGGGCTTGTTGCCACCGGCATCGAGGTCATCAACGTGGGCGCCGTGACCACGCCCATGCTGTACTTTGCGGCGCACACGCTGTCGAGCAGCGGCATCCAGGTGACCGGCAGCCACAACCCGAAGGACTACAACGGCTTCAAGATGGTGCTGGCGGGGCGCGCCATCTACGGCGACGAGATCCAGGGCCTGCGCAAGGTGATGGAAGAGGGCACCGCCAAGCTCGCACCCGGCGGCAGCGTGCGCAATGTCGACGTGACCGAGGCCTACGTGAAGCGCATCGTCGGCGACATCAAGCTGGCGCGGCCGCTGAAGATCGTGGTCGATTCGGGCAACGGCATTGCGGGCGCTTCGGCCCCCGCCATCTTTCGCGCCATCGGTTGCGAAGTGACCGAGCTGTTCAGCGAGGTCGACGGCGACTTTCCCAACCACCATCCCGACCCGAGCCGGCCCGAGAACCTGAAGGACCTGATGGCCGCATTGGCCACGGGCGACGCCGAGCTGGGCCTGGCCTTCGATGGCGACGGCGACCGGCTGGGCATCGTCACGAAAGACGGCCAGAACATCTTCCCCGACCGCCAGATGCAGCTCTTTGCGCAGGACGTGCTTTCGCGCGTGCCGGGCGGCACCATCGTGTACGACGTGAAGTGCTCGCAGCGCCTGGCGCCGGCCATCGAGGCCGCGGGCGGCAAGCCGATGATCTTCAAAACCGGCCATTCGCTCATCAAGGCCAAGATGAAGGAGATCGATTCGCCGCTCGGCGGCGAAATGAGCGGCCACATCTTCTTCAAGGAGCGCTGGTTCGGCTTTGACGACGGCACCTATGCGGGCTGCCGCCTGCTCGAGATATTGAGCAAGACGCCGAACGCGAGCGACACGCTCAACGCGCTGCCCACGAGCTTCTCCACGCCCGAACTCAACGTGAAGTGCGCCGAAGGCGAGCCGCACGCCGTGGTCGAAAAGCTGGTTGCAGGCGCCAGCTTCGCGGCACCGGCCGTGGTCTCGACCATCGATGGACTGCGCGTCGACTGGCCCGACGGCTTCGGCTTGATTCGCGCTTCCAACACCACGCCGGTGCTGGTGCTGCGTTTCGAAGGCCAGACCGATGCGGCCCTGAAGCGCATCGAAGCCGAGATGCTCGCGCTCCTCAGAACCGTCAAGGCCGACGCGACGCTGGCCGAAGCGTCGCACTGA